One genomic window of Mucilaginibacter sp. SJ includes the following:
- a CDS encoding GIN domain-containing protein: protein MKTTLTAIATVLFMVLGFANIASANTAKTDAGIILTDISKINKIEVYGNVELYISSGPADQVKVYNRYYSENALVQSQKGVLRISSYKAEKLVVWVTANQLSAINAYDNADIKSFGSLSGIELDVKLNNNASANLNLDTYSASITLSGNAKAELKGNTNEYSLTRNATSNVNSNGLAYAHATETLNKETKPRVNDFATL from the coding sequence ATGAAAACTACATTAACCGCCATCGCTACCGTACTGTTTATGGTACTTGGCTTCGCAAACATCGCATCTGCAAATACTGCTAAAACTGATGCAGGCATCATTTTAACCGACATCAGTAAAATCAACAAAATTGAAGTTTACGGCAATGTTGAACTTTACATATCAAGCGGCCCGGCCGACCAGGTAAAGGTTTACAACCGCTACTATTCTGAAAATGCTCTGGTTCAGTCACAAAAAGGTGTATTGCGCATCTCATCATATAAAGCCGAAAAATTGGTAGTATGGGTAACCGCGAATCAATTGAGTGCTATTAACGCTTATGATAATGCCGATATTAAATCATTCGGCAGTCTTTCAGGCATCGAGCTGGATGTTAAATTAAACAACAATGCATCTGCAAATCTTAACCTGGATACTTATAGCGCCAGCATCACCCTCAGCGGTAATGCAAAAGCCGAACTTAAAGGTAACACCAACGAATACAGCTTAACCCGCAACGCAACATCAAATGTTAACAGCAATGGTTTAGCATACGCTCACGCTACCGAAACCCTAAACAAAGAGACCAAACCAAGGGTTAATGACTTTGCAACTTTATAA
- a CDS encoding GIN domain-containing protein: MKTTILTIATSLVLALGVSTAANAATKNDNGAAVVLNNVSKISKIEVRGNVEVYVSAGENDNVKVYNKYYSESALVQNNNGTLRITSYKNEKLVVWVTANDLKAINAYDNAEVKSFGKLAALELNVNLYNNASAKLNVDAYAATVNVNDKAKAEFTGTADVYTLNHTRESFVNNNAFAAVNFTDKVTNAPAKYTIENEFAGL; encoded by the coding sequence ATGAAAACTACAATATTAACAATCGCAACCTCTTTAGTTTTAGCACTTGGAGTATCAACCGCAGCTAACGCAGCAACCAAAAATGATAACGGCGCAGCCGTAGTTTTAAATAATGTAAGCAAGATCAGTAAGATCGAAGTCCGCGGTAACGTTGAGGTATACGTATCAGCCGGCGAAAACGACAATGTTAAAGTGTATAACAAGTATTACTCAGAAAGCGCGTTGGTACAAAACAACAACGGTACATTACGGATCACCTCATATAAAAACGAAAAATTGGTAGTTTGGGTAACCGCGAACGATCTTAAAGCGATTAATGCTTACGACAATGCCGAAGTTAAATCATTCGGAAAACTTGCAGCCCTTGAGCTTAACGTTAATCTTTATAACAATGCATCTGCTAAATTGAACGTCGACGCTTATGCTGCAACAGTAAACGTTAATGACAAAGCTAAAGCCGAGTTTACCGGTACAGCCGATGTTTACACCCTTAACCACACCCGCGAATCATTTGTAAACAACAACGCATTTGCTGCCGTAAACTTCACTGATAAAGTAACCAACGCTCCTGCTAAATACACCATTGAAAACGAATTTGCAGGCCTTTAA